The sequence below is a genomic window from Cucumis melo cultivar AY chromosome 5, USDA_Cmelo_AY_1.0, whole genome shotgun sequence.
ATTTGTAATAcacaaaagaaaacataatacaTAATTATAGATCTCTTTTATATTTTAGTCCAAAGTCTGGAAAAGAGGTTCTAAACGCTCTGCGAgcaaaatttacaaaataattaaaaatatctcCATTTCTAGAGGTTAGAGATTCACCCCAATTGACACATGTTCTAAAAAATCTAGGTTACATCTATCTTTCTAAATCAATGAACAAAAATTGCTATAAAACAAATTCAAGTTTCTTGACTTTCAAGACAGACCATCAAAAGTAGTTTTCCATATAAAAAATTGagccatttaaaaaaaatgtgatgTTCGTTTCTTTATAAACTCgtatagaaatatcaatatcaTGGGACAAATACATCAAGTCAGTAAAGAAAAACATTGAAGAGGAAACATGAATGTCCTTGTCATTTACAGTCAAGGAATTGTACGAGAAAATCAACAATGTCTCTCtaatattactttttttttttataactattTAAAATGCCGATTGGAATTCAACCTAATGAGTTCTCTTAAGGAAACGATCAAATTGAGCCAGaaacaatagagaaaaaaaaaaaagaacatcctttaggaataataataatgttatatCAAAGAGTAGGAGAACAGAGGGACCCCAACTAGGAAATTTAACGTTTGTTCTACAATGCCAAACTGAAAGAACAAGATGACTCATTGTCCctatctttttcttctcctttctctTTTCATTGAATGGATTGCAGCAACCTAGTGTAATGAGCTTGATTCAGTTGACACCACAAGAATAATACCGTCTCTTCCCATAAAATATAATCCTATAAACGTTGCAGATTGCACCCCAACTCAATGAAATCGTCTATTAACTTGCCTTTGGCAAATCAGCCATCTACAACTCTCAAGACAAAAATGGGGGAACTAAGCAATTGGCGAAAATCTGATTTGCAATGGCTATAAAGATGGTGATTAGCTCAAGCTTTAGCTGCTAGCCGAACATATTTCTTCTCAACGGCAAATTTTGAACTTGAATTGATCTGGCAGATACAGAAAACAACATTATTAGCAAATGGTTGCAATTTTCAAAGTTAGCCATACTTCAAGCACTcgtatatatatacaatatcaATTTAGAAAATAGAGTCAGATGAATCAACCTTTTGCTCGAGCATCCCAATAAGTTTGGTTTCATCTTCTGTAACACCGGATTCACGAATAGACTTCAAGGTAAGTTTTCTTAGTTTTGACAACTTAAGAACACCATCAGGATTCTGTCATATCCAACCAAAAGATAAAAATGGTAGTATGTTAAAAACTGACATGAAGAGAAGGCATTACTAAAACAAAAAGGTACTTTCAATTTTTCCTCAAGGGCTTGCTATAGCTATACTACTGGCATTAATATCTCATGAGGCCGTGTCCTACTCTATGCAGCATTTTAGAATTCCCACTTCCAGTTTAGAAATCAACAATCTCATCATGTGGGCCGTTCCATCAAAAAATACTTTTAGAAAAACTTGAACAGTCAAGACTATGGTGAAGCAAACTATCGTGGACACGGACTGACATCGCATATGAAATAAGAGAACTGCAAAAACATACAGATTTCAAAATTGACGTTATCAGCTTTTTCCACTTaatcttcattttcaaatcttCTTTCAGAGGTTTGGATGCTATGGCCTCATCCTTTATTGGCTCAATCTCAGCTTTGGTTGCCTGAATAACCTCCCCATTACCTCTACTTGGATCATCATCTCTAGTCTTTTCTGTTGAAGCACCATCCACAGCATCTcgtttcctctttttcttcgtgTGTGAAGCAccattttcttcttccaactttccAAGTTCACTTTTGGCTTCAAGCTGATCTTGAGATTTCTCGGCCCCAACATGTCCATTTTCAGCACCTTCGCATTTGGGAGTGTCAACAGCAGTAGGCTTTTGATCTGGAACAGTTTCCTCTGTCTGATTAGATTGTTTTTTTGCAGCATGAAACCCACGGGCTTTTGCTTTGTGCTTCTTTCCTTCTGCATGAAGCAGCAAAGTCTGTTTACTAGTTGCCTTGGTATTGCAAAGACTGCGAAAAACAAATGGTACACAGTACACACATACACAAAAAAACCAACTTAGAACCAGATTAACCGATCTCAATAAATCATTACGAGTTTTCAGAGCTCTTATTTAACAATCATCGTACGGCCATTAATCTAGACCATGTTTATTCACCAATACTTCACGTTTCCTATAAATATGTACATATACAATGGGGAGGGAAATGATAGCggaataaaaaataacaatacctGCAAAACCAGGGAGGTCGCTCAGACAATCCAACGAGGATATCAAAATCAGGTTGCTGTTTCGAATCCTTGTTGGACTTGGGGGTGGTGACACTCATGGCTGCACCTTGCCCCTTGGGACCATATTTTTCCTGAAAGAAGTAGACAAAACTTGTAAATAGAAACACAACACAGTCTGCCTACTGAAG
It includes:
- the LOC103498668 gene encoding UBP1-associated proteins 1C, whose amino-acid sequence is MVWFQCEDCGDNLKKPKLPNHFRTCSATKLSCIDCGQTFGQESVQGHTQCITEAEKYGPKGQGAAMSVTTPKSNKDSKQQPDFDILVGLSERPPWFCSLCNTKATSKQTLLLHAEGKKHKAKARGFHAAKKQSNQTEETVPDQKPTAVDTPKCEGAENGHVGAEKSQDQLEAKSELGKLEEENGASHTKKKRKRDAVDGASTEKTRDDDPSRGNGEVIQATKAEIEPIKDEAIASKPLKEDLKMKIKWKKLITSILKSNPDGVLKLSKLRKLTLKSIRESGVTEDETKLIGMLEQKINSSSKFAVEKKYVRLAAKA